The proteins below come from a single Mangifera indica cultivar Alphonso chromosome 16, CATAS_Mindica_2.1, whole genome shotgun sequence genomic window:
- the LOC123199377 gene encoding disease resistance protein RPV1-like isoform X2 → MRSTSHHLQQLMASSSSSSITPELEHEVFFSFRGEDTRQNFISHLNEAFCQKKIKTFIDDKLNRGEEISPSLLKAIEHSKISVIIFSKGYASSRWCLKELEEIVKCKNTYDQIVIPVFYDVDPSDVRNQTGDFGKAFAELEKRFMDDSEMLQRWRTALRDAANISGYDSKNSRNEATLIKDLVNDVWKKLDYNSSVIPSKYLVGLESLIKEIENLLCSKGVCKLGIWGIGKTTLADAAFKKLSKQFEESYFIPNIREESEKRRGLNDLCQKLSFAVLGDEHPNNRFTFTRRSFISKKKVLIVFDDVTNLNQMQCLMAVFGELDSYSRIIITSRDKHVLRNCEVDHIHEMTKLSPDDAFKLFSLHAFRGNPPIEDYIKLSSEVVDYVEGLPLALEVLGSFLFTRTKREWESALENLKTSPPVDVQKVLKISYEGLDDKQKCVFLDIACSCKGCKRDFVQAILNDHDLDAHICINVLIERCLITTSSDTITMHDLLEEMGREIVRQESIDNPGKRSRLWHHDEIFLLFKNNTVTRAIRSICLDMSKVEELHLNPEAFNKMPNLRFLKFYWSEHGKKVPESDSSTFRCILSWLKRENSNDGKKVHGFEKLKFDFYGLRYFCFDGYPAKSLPPNFNPKNLVALYMPNSKVKKLWTGNQD, encoded by the exons ATGCGAAGTACCTCTCATCACTTGCAGCAGTTAatggcttcctcttcttcttcttccattacTCCTGAACTAGAGCATGAGGTTTTCTTTAGTTTCCGCGGTGAGGACACCCGACAAAACTTTATCAGCCATCTAAATGAAGCCTTTTGtcagaaaaagattaaaactttcattgatgataagCTTAAtagaggagaagaaatttctccctctcttttgaaggcaattgaacattcaaagatctcggttatcattttctctaaaggcTACGCTTCCTCCAGATGGTGTCTCAAAGAACTTGAGGAGATTGTTAAATGTAAGAACACGTATGATCAGATCGTAATACCAGTCTTCTATGACGTGGATCCATCTGATGTCAGGAATCAAACTGGGGATTTTGGGAAAGCATTTGCTGAGCTTGAAAAGCGTTTTATGGATGATTCAGAGATGTTGCAGAGATGGAGGACTGCTTTGAGGGATGCAGCCAACATATCTGGTTATGATTCAAAGAACTCTAG gaatgAGGCAACACTGATAAAAGATCTTGTCAATGATGTATGGAAGAAATTGGATTACAACTCCTCAGTTATTCCTTCCAAGTACCTAGTTGGACTAGAGTCATTAAtcaaagagattgaaaatttattatgttcaaAGGGTGTTTGCAAGCTAGGAATTTGGGGCATAGGAAAAACTACTCTTGCTGATGCTGCATTTAAAAAACTCTCTAAACAGTTTGAAGAATCTTACTTCATTCCAaatattagagaagaatcaGAAAAAAGAAGGGGATTAAATGACTTATGCCAAAAACTGAGTTTTGCAGTTTTAGGGGATGAACATCCCAATAATAGATTCACTTTCACAAGAAGAAGTTTTATTAGCaaaaaaaaagttcttattgtatttgatgatgtaacgaatttaaatcaaatgcaATGTTTAATGGCAGTTTTTGGTGAGTTAGATTCATACAGTCGAATCATTATAACGTCAAGGGACAAACATGTGCTAAGAAATTGTGAAGTGGATCACATTCATGAGATGACAAAGTTATCTCCTGATGATgcttttaaacttttttccCTACATGCCTTTAGAGGAAACCCCCCAATAGAAGATTATATCAAGCTATCATCTGAAGTGGTAGATTATGTTGAAGGTCTTCCACTAGCTCTTGAAGTTTTAGGTTCCTTTCTATTCACTAGGACAAAGAGAGAATGGGAAAGTGCACTAGAAAACTTGAAAACAAGTCCTCCTGTGGATGTCCaaaaagtgttaaaaataaGTTACGAAGGATTAGATGATAAACAGAAGTGTGTATTTTTGGATATTGCATGTTCTTGTAAAGGGTGTAAAAGAGATTTTGTACAAGCAATCTTGAATGATCATGACTTAGACGCTCATATTTGTATTAATGTTCTCATTGAAAGGTGTCTCATAACTACATCATCTGACACTataacaatgcatgatttacttGAAGAAATGGGTAGAGAAATTGTTCGGCAAGAATCAATTGATAATCCAGGCAAACGTAGTCGGTTGTGGCATcatgatgaaatatttttactatttaagaATAACACG GTAACTAGAGCAATTCGAAGCATATGCTTGGATATGTCTAAAGTGGAAGAGCTACATTTAAATCCTGAAGCTTTTAACAAAATGCCAAACCTACgattcttgaaattttattgGTCTGAACATGGAAAGAAGGTGCCTGAATCTGATTCCTCTACATTCCGTTGTATCTTGAGTTGGTTGAAAAGAGAAAACTCCAATGATGGAAAGAAGGTGCATGGTTTTGagaaacttaagtttgatttctaTGGGCTAaggtatttttgctttgatGGATATCCTGCCAAATCATTGCcaccaaattttaatccaaagaaCCTTGTTGCACTTTACATGCCTAAtagcaaagttaaaaaactttggACTGGTAACCAg GATTAG
- the LOC123199377 gene encoding disease resistance protein RPV1-like isoform X1 has product MRSTSHHLQQLMASSSSSSITPELEHEVFFSFRGEDTRQNFISHLNEAFCQKKIKTFIDDKLNRGEEISPSLLKAIEHSKISVIIFSKGYASSRWCLKELEEIVKCKNTYDQIVIPVFYDVDPSDVRNQTGDFGKAFAELEKRFMDDSEMLQRWRTALRDAANISGYDSKNSRNEATLIKDLVNDVWKKLDYNSSVIPSKYLVGLESLIKEIENLLCSKGVCKLGIWGIGKTTLADAAFKKLSKQFEESYFIPNIREESEKRRGLNDLCQKLSFAVLGDEHPNNRFTFTRRSFISKKKVLIVFDDVTNLNQMQCLMAVFGELDSYSRIIITSRDKHVLRNCEVDHIHEMTKLSPDDAFKLFSLHAFRGNPPIEDYIKLSSEVVDYVEGLPLALEVLGSFLFTRTKREWESALENLKTSPPVDVQKVLKISYEGLDDKQKCVFLDIACSCKGCKRDFVQAILNDHDLDAHICINVLIERCLITTSSDTITMHDLLEEMGREIVRQESIDNPGKRSRLWHHDEIFLLFKNNTVTRAIRSICLDMSKVEELHLNPEAFNKMPNLRFLKFYWSEHGKKVPESDSSTFRCILSWLKRENSNDGKKVHGFEKLKFDFYGLRYFCFDGYPAKSLPPNFNPKNLVALYMPNSKVKKLWTGNQVFVNFYIAFFLYALNCNFL; this is encoded by the exons ATGCGAAGTACCTCTCATCACTTGCAGCAGTTAatggcttcctcttcttcttcttccattacTCCTGAACTAGAGCATGAGGTTTTCTTTAGTTTCCGCGGTGAGGACACCCGACAAAACTTTATCAGCCATCTAAATGAAGCCTTTTGtcagaaaaagattaaaactttcattgatgataagCTTAAtagaggagaagaaatttctccctctcttttgaaggcaattgaacattcaaagatctcggttatcattttctctaaaggcTACGCTTCCTCCAGATGGTGTCTCAAAGAACTTGAGGAGATTGTTAAATGTAAGAACACGTATGATCAGATCGTAATACCAGTCTTCTATGACGTGGATCCATCTGATGTCAGGAATCAAACTGGGGATTTTGGGAAAGCATTTGCTGAGCTTGAAAAGCGTTTTATGGATGATTCAGAGATGTTGCAGAGATGGAGGACTGCTTTGAGGGATGCAGCCAACATATCTGGTTATGATTCAAAGAACTCTAG gaatgAGGCAACACTGATAAAAGATCTTGTCAATGATGTATGGAAGAAATTGGATTACAACTCCTCAGTTATTCCTTCCAAGTACCTAGTTGGACTAGAGTCATTAAtcaaagagattgaaaatttattatgttcaaAGGGTGTTTGCAAGCTAGGAATTTGGGGCATAGGAAAAACTACTCTTGCTGATGCTGCATTTAAAAAACTCTCTAAACAGTTTGAAGAATCTTACTTCATTCCAaatattagagaagaatcaGAAAAAAGAAGGGGATTAAATGACTTATGCCAAAAACTGAGTTTTGCAGTTTTAGGGGATGAACATCCCAATAATAGATTCACTTTCACAAGAAGAAGTTTTATTAGCaaaaaaaaagttcttattgtatttgatgatgtaacgaatttaaatcaaatgcaATGTTTAATGGCAGTTTTTGGTGAGTTAGATTCATACAGTCGAATCATTATAACGTCAAGGGACAAACATGTGCTAAGAAATTGTGAAGTGGATCACATTCATGAGATGACAAAGTTATCTCCTGATGATgcttttaaacttttttccCTACATGCCTTTAGAGGAAACCCCCCAATAGAAGATTATATCAAGCTATCATCTGAAGTGGTAGATTATGTTGAAGGTCTTCCACTAGCTCTTGAAGTTTTAGGTTCCTTTCTATTCACTAGGACAAAGAGAGAATGGGAAAGTGCACTAGAAAACTTGAAAACAAGTCCTCCTGTGGATGTCCaaaaagtgttaaaaataaGTTACGAAGGATTAGATGATAAACAGAAGTGTGTATTTTTGGATATTGCATGTTCTTGTAAAGGGTGTAAAAGAGATTTTGTACAAGCAATCTTGAATGATCATGACTTAGACGCTCATATTTGTATTAATGTTCTCATTGAAAGGTGTCTCATAACTACATCATCTGACACTataacaatgcatgatttacttGAAGAAATGGGTAGAGAAATTGTTCGGCAAGAATCAATTGATAATCCAGGCAAACGTAGTCGGTTGTGGCATcatgatgaaatatttttactatttaagaATAACACG GTAACTAGAGCAATTCGAAGCATATGCTTGGATATGTCTAAAGTGGAAGAGCTACATTTAAATCCTGAAGCTTTTAACAAAATGCCAAACCTACgattcttgaaattttattgGTCTGAACATGGAAAGAAGGTGCCTGAATCTGATTCCTCTACATTCCGTTGTATCTTGAGTTGGTTGAAAAGAGAAAACTCCAATGATGGAAAGAAGGTGCATGGTTTTGagaaacttaagtttgatttctaTGGGCTAaggtatttttgctttgatGGATATCCTGCCAAATCATTGCcaccaaattttaatccaaagaaCCTTGTTGCACTTTACATGCCTAAtagcaaagttaaaaaactttggACTGGTAACCAggtatttgttaacttttatattgccttttttttgtatgctttaaattgtaattttttgtaa